A window from Argopecten irradians isolate NY chromosome 3, Ai_NY, whole genome shotgun sequence encodes these proteins:
- the LOC138319426 gene encoding S1 RNA-binding domain-containing protein 1-like, with amino-acid sequence MRNTSVGKLATEFSIGEPTMGLIAQALQQPLNYDFREGFEKPLFRSGTRGFDELKVGEILTGKVENVTHFGAFVDVGVGESGLLHNSGMKGQHIQLGNRLEVKVISVDKGRKRFGLEFVQFG; translated from the exons ATGAGAAATACAA GTGTAGGTAAGCTAGCCACAGAGTTTTCTATTGGAGAACCGACCATGGGTCTCATTGCTCAAGCTTTACAACAGCCACTCAACTATGATTTCCGTGAAG GATTTGAAAAACCTTTATTTCGGTCTGGAACTCGTGGTTTTGATGAACTTAAGGTTGGAGAAATTCTCACAGGAAAAGTAGAGAATGTGACTCACTTTGGAGCATTTGTGGATGTCGGTGTTGGCGAGTCCGGACTCCTACATAACAGTGGGATGAAGGGACAACACATCCAACTCGGAAACAGACtcgaggtcaaggtcatatcagTGGACAAAGGACGCAAACGATTTGGACTGGAATTTGTACAGTTTGGATAG